The following DNA comes from Roseibium porphyridii.
CCAGTTTCATGTGCCGTTCTCCTTGACCTCAACCTTCTACGGGATCAGCCCGTTTCGGTGAAGAGGAAATGCTTTTGAATATTTTATATTGAATATTGGATCCAATTTGGATTATCAATCCCGTCGAGAAGGATTTCCGGATCGCTGAATGAAGTCTCTGCGTGTTCGGACAGCAAGGGTTGAACATACGCCGTCAAGCAGTCGCCGTACTGGAGCGGAAAGCGGCTGTTTCAAAGCGAGTGCTCATCATGGATGCATCTGTGTTTCTCTTCGCGCCGGGTTGGCAATGGTTCCGGGCGGCGTGACGTGAAGCTCCACCCTTGAAAATTTGAACCGAAGGTAAAGGGAAGACGCGGAGTTTTCTTGCCAAGCCGCGCTCACCGGCGCAATCATCGTGACGTCAGACGACTGGATTTCATGAGTTGTCTGGCCCTGTGAGGAGTTGAGAATGTCGTCGAATGTTTTTTCCGGATGCATGCCGGCACTTATGACCCCGTGCAAAGCCGACCGCTTGCCGGATTATGATGCTCTGGTGCAAAAGGGTCAGGAGCTGATGAGTGCCGGAATGTCGGCTGTCGTCTATTGCGGCTCCATGGGCGATTGGCCGCTTTTGACCGACGAAGCGCGCATGGAGGGCGTGGAACGTCTTGTCAAAGCGGGTGTTCCAGTTGTCGTGGGCACTGGTGCTATCAATTCCGCATCGGCGGTCTCCCATGCAAGGCATGCTGCAAAAGTTGGCGCACATGGCCTCATGGTCATCCCGAGAGTTTTGTCACGGGGTGTTTCGGTGTCGGCGCAGCGGCAGCACTTCAGCGCGATCCTTGCTGCGGCACCGGACCTTCCGGCGGTCATCTATAACAGCCCGTATTATGGATTTGCGACGAGAGCAGACCTCTTTTTCGACTTGCGGAAGCAGCATTCAAATCTCGTCGGCTTCAAGGAATTCGGTGGCCCGGACGACCTGCGCTATGCTGCAGAAAACATCACATCGCAGGACGATCAGGTCACACTGATGGTTGGTGTTGATACCGCCGTCTATCATGGCTTTGTAAATTGCGGCGCGACTGGTGCGATTACCGGCATTGGCAACGCGCTGCCCGGTGAGGTGTTGCATCTTGTTTCTCTTTGCAAAAGGGCTGCCGAAGGGAGCTCCGAGGCACGGTTAAGGGCGAAAGAGTTGGAAGAGGCGCTGGCGGTTCTGTCCAGTTTCGATGAAGGTCCAGATCTTGTTCTTTACTACAAGCATCTGATGGTTCTGAACGGTGAGGATGCATACCGGCTCCATTTCAATGAAACCGACGCGTTGAACGACGCGCAGCGCAACTATGTTGAATCACAATATGAACTTTTTAAAGCCTGGTACGCCGACTGGTCGAAACAGGGAGGCGTGATTGCCGAATGCGCATAGTCGACAGCCATACGGCGGGTGAGCCAACACGCGTCGTGATCGAGGGTGGTCCGGATTTGGGGAGCGGACCACTTCCAGAACGCGCAGCGCGGCTGGAAGCCGACTACATCGATTTCTGCGCATCGGTTGTTCTGGAGCCCAGAGGCCATGATGCGATCATCGGTGCGCTTCTGGTGCCGCCGACCCGAGAAGATTGCGCGACGGGCGTCATCTATTTCAACAACCTTCAAAACCTGGGAATGTGCGGTCACGCGACGATCGGACTTGCGGTCACGCTTGCATATATGAACCGAATTGGCCCCGGGGTTCACAAGTTTGAAACACCGGTCGGCGTTGTCGACGTCGATCTCTTGGACGCAAATACCGTTTCAGTAACCAACGTTGAAAGCTACCGGCTTGCAAAGGACGTCGCGATTGAGGTGGAAGGTTTCGGTACGATCACTGGCGATGTTGCCTGGGGCGGCAACTGGTTCTTCCTTGTCAAAGACAGCCCGCTGGCAATTACCGGTTCGAATATCCGCGCCCTGACAGACCTGACGCTAAAGATCAGAACTGGACTTGAAAATGCGGGTGTTACCGGCGCTGAAGGCGCTTGGATCGATCATATTGAACTCTTCGGTCCACCAGCTGAGGCAACTGCCAACAGCAGGAACTTTGTGCTTTGTCCCGGAGGGGCTTATGACCGTTCACCATGCGGTACCGGCTGCTCGGCCAAACTCGCTTGTCTTGCTGAGGACGGTCTGCTCGCTGCTGGAGAAGCCTGGCGGCAGGAGAGTGTTGTCGGAAGCACTTATGATATCAGCTATCAGCCCGGACGGAATGGCGGCGTCATTCCTCAGGTCAGGGGCCAGGCCTTCGTAACCTCTGACGCCCGTCTCATCTTTGAGCCTGGCGATCCCTATAAATCTGGCATTCGTCTTTAGACAGGAATGTGTGCGGCGGTTTCGATCCGCAGGCTTTGAGAAGGGATTCGTCATGGCTGACAGACACGTGCAGGATGTCATCGTCATCGGTGCCGGGATAGTGGGCATTTGCAGCGCTCTTGCGCTGCAATCCCGAGGCCGGTCCGTTTTGATCCTCGACAGGCCGCAGATGTCTCAAAGGGCATCGGAAATGAACGCCGGGGCCTTCGCTTTTTCCGATATTGAACCGCTTGCGACACCTGGAATTATGCGAAAGGCACCCAAGTGGCTGCTCGATCCACTTGGCCCTCTCTCCATCCCACCGTCCTATGCGATCAAGATAGCGCCCTGGATGCTGCGCTTCTGGCGGGCGAGTTGGCCGGATAGGCATCAGCTTGCCCTCAATGCTCAGGCCAGCCTGATGCAGGTGTCGCAGTCAGCGCTTAAAGCTCTTGTCGCGGATGTCGATGGCGAGGAGCTGCTTCAACGCGAAGGCCAGTTGCAGTTGTTCGAGGGCGAGCGAGAATACCGGGCAAGCTTGCCAGTCTGGCAAAGGCGCCGTGAACACGGGGTTCGGTTTGAATTGCTTGAAACGCCGGATGCGATTGCCGCTTATCAGCCTGGCCTCGACCCTCGTTTCTCGCATGCCGGATTTACACCTGATTGGATCAATACCTGCGATCCGGCCCGCTGGCTGGATCGGCTGCGGACAACGTTTCTGGAACGTGGCGGCGAGATTTGTGCGGGTGATGTCAAAACACTCATACCGGATGAAGCTTGTGTCAGTATCCGGCTCGAAGGAAAAGATCATAGCGCGCAACAGGTGATCGTATGCGCCGGCGCCTGGTCGCATCACATTGCCCGAACAATCGGTGACAGGATCCCGCTTGAAACCGAGCGTGGCTACAATACCACCCTGCCTCAGGGTGCATTTGATCTGAAAACGCATCTGAGTTTTTCCGGGCACGGATTTGTGGTGACCAAGATCAATGGCGGTGTTCGTGTTGGCGGGGCTGTTGAACTGGGTGGGCTCGATCTGGAGCCCAACTACAAGCGGTCTGAGATTTTGTTGAAAAAGGCGCAGAGTTTTTTGCCAGAGCTCAAGGCAGAAGGGGGACGCCAATGGATGGGTTTCCGGCCCTCGCTGCCCGACAGTCTGCCGGTTATTGACCGGTCTCCGAATGACCGCCGTGTTCTTTATGCCTTTGGTCATGGTCACCTGGGGTTGACCCAATCAGCCGGAACGGCCGAACTGGTCGCGGCACTGGCGTCTGATACCTCAATACCCATCGACATGAGCGCTTTTTCCGCGCGTCGCTTCTAGATCCGCAAGGAGAGCCATATGAAAATTTCGGCCATCAACGTCTATCAGGTCGACCTTCCCTTGAAAGAAGGACGGTATAGCTGGTCGAATGGAAACTTCGTCGAGGTCTTTGACAGCACCGTTGTTGAAGTCGAAACCGACGAAGGTTTGAAGGGATACGCTGAATGCTGTCCGCTCGGGTCAGCTTATCTGCCGAGCTTTGCCCGCGGTGTGAGGGCTGGACTTGAAGAGCTTTCTCCTCAGCTGATCGGCCGGGATCCGCTCAATATCGGAGACATCAATCGGATCATGGATGCCGCGCTGCGTGGACATCCTTATGCGAAGGCGCCAATCGATATCGCGTGCTGGGATCTTTTGGGCAAGGCCACGGGGCAACCGCTTTTTACTCTGCTTGGCGGCGCTGCACAGGATGACATTGTTCTTTACCGGGCAATCAGTCAGGAAGCGCCGGAAGTCATGGCCAGCAAGATCGAGGGTTATGCATCCGAGGGCTATACAAAGTTCCAACTCAAGGTGGGTGGGAATGCAAATGATGATATCGAGCGCATTCGCGCCACACGCTCTGTGTTGAGGCCTTCTGATCTTTTAGTTGCCGATTCAAATACCGGATGGACCCGCCATGAGGCAGCGCGGGTTGTGGGCGCGGTCGCCGGTCTTGATGTCTATATCGAACAACCCTGTCTGACCTATGAGGAAAGCCTCTCGATCCGGCGTCGAACCTCTTTGCCCTTTGTTCTGGACGAAGTAATTGACGGACCGAATATGCTGGTCCGGGGCATAGCTGAAGACGCTATGGATTGCATCAACCTGAAGATCTCGAAAGTTGGCGGGCTCACCAGAGCCAAGTTGATGCGGGACCTTTGTGTTGCACATGGCATTCCGATGACAATCGAAGACACCTGGGGTGGTGACATTACGACGGCCGCCATCGCCCATCTTGCGCGTTCCACACCTGCTGAATTCACGTTTTCAGCGACGGACTTCAACAGTTATGGCACGGTAGATATTGCAGATGGCGCGCCAAAGCGCGTGAACGGCCGTATGACTGCCGCTGATCGCCCTGGGCTCGGGATTGAACCGATTTTTGATGCTCTGGGCGCCCCCGTTGCCAGTTACACTTGAGGCAGGTCCATGCGCAGCGCCAAAACCATTCATGTTGTTTCCTGCCATGCGGAAGGTGAGGTCGGTGATGTGATAGTTGGCGGCGTCGTGCCTCCACCCGGCGAAACGCTTTGGGAACAACGCAGCCATATTGCCAACGACCAAACACTGCGAAACTTCGTCTTGAACGA
Coding sequences within:
- a CDS encoding dihydrodipicolinate synthase family protein, encoding MSSNVFSGCMPALMTPCKADRLPDYDALVQKGQELMSAGMSAVVYCGSMGDWPLLTDEARMEGVERLVKAGVPVVVGTGAINSASAVSHARHAAKVGAHGLMVIPRVLSRGVSVSAQRQHFSAILAAAPDLPAVIYNSPYYGFATRADLFFDLRKQHSNLVGFKEFGGPDDLRYAAENITSQDDQVTLMVGVDTAVYHGFVNCGATGAITGIGNALPGEVLHLVSLCKRAAEGSSEARLRAKELEEALAVLSSFDEGPDLVLYYKHLMVLNGEDAYRLHFNETDALNDAQRNYVESQYELFKAWYADWSKQGGVIAECA
- a CDS encoding proline racemase family protein, with translation MRIVDSHTAGEPTRVVIEGGPDLGSGPLPERAARLEADYIDFCASVVLEPRGHDAIIGALLVPPTREDCATGVIYFNNLQNLGMCGHATIGLAVTLAYMNRIGPGVHKFETPVGVVDVDLLDANTVSVTNVESYRLAKDVAIEVEGFGTITGDVAWGGNWFFLVKDSPLAITGSNIRALTDLTLKIRTGLENAGVTGAEGAWIDHIELFGPPAEATANSRNFVLCPGGAYDRSPCGTGCSAKLACLAEDGLLAAGEAWRQESVVGSTYDISYQPGRNGGVIPQVRGQAFVTSDARLIFEPGDPYKSGIRL
- a CDS encoding NAD(P)/FAD-dependent oxidoreductase, which translates into the protein MADRHVQDVIVIGAGIVGICSALALQSRGRSVLILDRPQMSQRASEMNAGAFAFSDIEPLATPGIMRKAPKWLLDPLGPLSIPPSYAIKIAPWMLRFWRASWPDRHQLALNAQASLMQVSQSALKALVADVDGEELLQREGQLQLFEGEREYRASLPVWQRRREHGVRFELLETPDAIAAYQPGLDPRFSHAGFTPDWINTCDPARWLDRLRTTFLERGGEICAGDVKTLIPDEACVSIRLEGKDHSAQQVIVCAGAWSHHIARTIGDRIPLETERGYNTTLPQGAFDLKTHLSFSGHGFVVTKINGGVRVGGAVELGGLDLEPNYKRSEILLKKAQSFLPELKAEGGRQWMGFRPSLPDSLPVIDRSPNDRRVLYAFGHGHLGLTQSAGTAELVAALASDTSIPIDMSAFSARRF
- a CDS encoding cis-3-hydroxy-L-proline dehydratase — its product is MKISAINVYQVDLPLKEGRYSWSNGNFVEVFDSTVVEVETDEGLKGYAECCPLGSAYLPSFARGVRAGLEELSPQLIGRDPLNIGDINRIMDAALRGHPYAKAPIDIACWDLLGKATGQPLFTLLGGAAQDDIVLYRAISQEAPEVMASKIEGYASEGYTKFQLKVGGNANDDIERIRATRSVLRPSDLLVADSNTGWTRHEAARVVGAVAGLDVYIEQPCLTYEESLSIRRRTSLPFVLDEVIDGPNMLVRGIAEDAMDCINLKISKVGGLTRAKLMRDLCVAHGIPMTIEDTWGGDITTAAIAHLARSTPAEFTFSATDFNSYGTVDIADGAPKRVNGRMTAADRPGLGIEPIFDALGAPVASYT